GTCGCGCCCTTTTCTAAAAGCCCCTCAACCGTTTTGATACCCACGGCATTGAGTTTCTCGGCCAACGTGGGGTCGATGCATTCTATCTTAGACAAGCGGGTGACCTTGTTAGCCGTTTTATGTTCTAGCATTTCCGGAACGAATTTCGTGCCGCGAATCGGTGTAGTTAATAGGTTTCCTATTGAAACCCCTAGTTGTTCAGCCATAGCCTGAAGCGTACTGAACCTCGGCGAAAACTGACCATTTTCGATCCTAATCTCGGTTTGTCTGCTTATATGAGCCCTTTTGGCGAACTCGGCTTGACTTAATCCAAGTGCTTTTCGTTGACTACGAATTCTCTCACCCAAAGACTCTCGGCCTTCTTGAGCAATGATTTCAGATCTATGCCGATAGGTTGTGTCGCAGAAATTGCGCACGAAGTCCCATGGGAGTTCTATAGAATCGTTAATAATTATCTCGAATGGTGTTTTTAACTCAACTTTGTGAACATCTTTTAGACCATTGATTTCGGGAATCTCTCGGAAGGGTATAATACCTGTACACCCATCTGCAAAGGTGCACAAGATTCCCTCTTCATTTACCAAGGCTCTTACGATAATACGTTCAGACTTATCAAAGGTAGCCACCGATTTCGCAATTTTCATCATCTACTTACCTCTTGTGAATGGAGTCCCATTGTTGTCTAATCGTTATTACATGTTTCGCATAGGCTGAACAGATATCGCTACGCTCTCCTGAAGGAGGGGTTTCCATGAAGTTACCTCCGTTAAGTTCGATTCTGACTTGATCGTCATCGAATTTGATGTGTACGTGCGGCGGTTCATAAGCGAGTTCCCTAGTGTGAATGATAAAGGTGTATTTACCTTCTCGGGCAATAATCATTTCTTTGTTAATGTACCACTAATGTTACACCGAATCAAGACGAAAACGATATATTCTTGCTTATCCGCGTGAACAATCGTCAGAATTGTTGGATGCTTTTCTTTGAACGACCTCTGGTACCCCGGTGCGATTCGAACACGTGACAGAATCCCAGCATATTGATGCCGGTAAACTACAACCTTGACGATGGGTTGTCAATACTAACGAATTAATCCTGCGATTACTACGGAGAAATGTATTTGGGTACCGCTGACGTCTCTACTTAAAACTTCTTCGCGAAAAAGTTTGTCCACTTTGATGGGACTGTTTTGCCCCCTTGCACGTCTTATACTTGTGTCACAGTATAAGGGGCTTGACCCTAAAAAAGGAGAGGACGATGAGCCATCACAGTGACATGGACAACCACGCGGACCAGATGAACCCGAACAACGACGCTTATTGGGAATCAAGGGGGTACGATGAGCGCCCGGATGATTGGGAGGACCGCATCGCCGAAGACGAAAGCCACCAGAACGACAATGATACCTCGGCTCTGAACCACTAACAATCGGATGGCGGCGGAGTCCGTTCGCAATTGCCTGCAGCGGACTCTGCCGCTATCATTAAACCCAACGGAGTTTTCAATATGAAAGATTCCTACCATCTCCCATACAGCGGCCAGATCATCGGCGAGGTTTTCAAAGCGCTTCGGGCGCCTTATCCGAGGTTTATCAAAAAGGAGGCGCAGCGATTATTCCGCGGGGAAAGGATTGATGACGCACCGAGGAAGGACATCCTCTTCACCCTTGCGGAAGCAATGGTCGATAGTAACCTCATCCCTTATCCTGAGATCTTTAAAGAAGCCTTTGTCTGCCGGTGGGGAACTAAAAACATGCTCGTTCAGGGCATATCTGAATACGCCGGGCGATGGGATGCCCTTTGTTCGAAGCTGAGATATTGGGTTATTCCAAAGTCCAAGAAGGACGCAGTGTTGTTGGGTTGCTTCCGGCTGGCAACGGTTGACCTGGCACTGCGTTTGGCATCATTTCGCCATCTATCCAAACTACCGCCC
This is a stretch of genomic DNA from Dehalogenimonas etheniformans. It encodes these proteins:
- a CDS encoding DUF4332 domain-containing protein gives rise to the protein MMKIAKSVATFDKSERIIVRALVNEEGILCTFADGCTGIIPFREIPEINGLKDVHKVELKTPFEIIINDSIELPWDFVRNFCDTTYRHRSEIIAQEGRESLGERIRSQRKALGLSQAEFAKRAHISRQTEIRIENGQFSPRFSTLQAMAEQLGVSIGNLLTTPIRGTKFVPEMLEHKTANKVTRLSKIECIDPTLAEKLNAVGIKTVEGLLEKGATRTGRKELAEMTMISDALILEWVNRADLFRIKGVGEEFSDLLKAAGVDTVKELAQRKPENLLEKLIEINMQKKLVRRMPFTSAVTDWVKRAQELPWLVEH